The following proteins come from a genomic window of Kitasatospora sp. NBC_01246:
- a CDS encoding DUF2637 domain-containing protein: protein MKLSDIPLGWAVTGVAVLLVTALLLALVRNRGSAGPGGSDSWERSEERRRRKESLYGAASYTLLFCCAGVAAALSFHGLVGFGMQNLNLSGGWEYLVPFGLDGAAMFCSVLAVREASHGDAALGSRLLVWLFAGASAWFNWVHAPRGFGHAGAPQFFAGMSLSAAVLFDRALKQTRRAALREQGLVPRPLPQIRIVRWMRAPRETYAAWSLMLLEGVRSLDEAVDEVREDKREKIMEKERRRLAGRRERAEIRAINRSNSAWRGRGAARQLEAGQESAIAGGPMAERPAVEPPAVEPPAPAAEGPVVQTGLPARPERRTIDLTMEEDTVALPRLDSLERKLKDLEQQFG, encoded by the coding sequence ATGAAATTGTCCGACATACCGCTCGGTTGGGCCGTCACCGGCGTTGCGGTGCTGCTGGTCACCGCCCTGCTGCTGGCCCTGGTCCGGAATCGGGGATCCGCCGGCCCGGGCGGCTCGGATTCCTGGGAGCGTTCCGAGGAACGCCGCCGCCGCAAGGAATCCCTGTACGGCGCGGCCTCGTACACGCTGCTGTTCTGCTGCGCCGGCGTCGCGGCCGCGCTGTCGTTCCACGGCCTGGTCGGCTTCGGGATGCAGAACCTCAACCTCTCCGGCGGCTGGGAATACCTCGTCCCGTTCGGCCTGGACGGGGCGGCGATGTTCTGCTCGGTGCTCGCCGTCCGCGAGGCCAGCCACGGTGACGCCGCACTCGGCTCGCGCCTGCTGGTCTGGCTGTTCGCCGGTGCCTCCGCCTGGTTCAACTGGGTGCACGCCCCGCGCGGCTTCGGCCACGCCGGTGCCCCGCAGTTCTTCGCGGGGATGTCGCTCTCGGCCGCCGTGCTGTTCGACCGGGCGCTCAAGCAGACCCGCCGGGCCGCGCTGCGCGAGCAGGGCCTCGTCCCGCGCCCGCTGCCGCAGATCCGGATCGTCCGCTGGATGCGCGCCCCGCGCGAGACCTACGCGGCCTGGTCGCTGATGCTGCTGGAGGGCGTGCGCAGCCTGGACGAGGCGGTGGACGAGGTCCGCGAGGACAAGCGGGAGAAGATCATGGAGAAGGAGCGCCGCAGGCTGGCCGGGCGCCGCGAACGGGCCGAGATCCGGGCCATCAACCGCTCCAACAGTGCCTGGCGCGGCCGCGGCGCCGCCCGGCAGCTGGAGGCCGGCCAGGAGTCCGCCATAGCCGGCGGGCCCATGGCGGAGCGCCCCGCCGTGGAGCCGCCCGCCGTGGAGCCGCCCGCGCCGGCCGCCGAGGGCCCGGTGGTGCAGACCGGGCTGCCGGCCCGCCCGGAGCGGCGCACCATCGATCTCACGATGGAGGAGGACACCGTCGCGCTGCCCCGGCTCGACTCGCTGGAGCGCAAGCTGAAGGACCTGGAGCAGCAGTTCGGCTGA